One stretch of Eupeodes corollae chromosome 2, idEupCoro1.1, whole genome shotgun sequence DNA includes these proteins:
- the LOC129946136 gene encoding spectrin beta chain isoform X5, with amino-acid sequence MTTDISVVRWDPSQGPGSEYIDEYEYDGGNSSSRLFERSRIKALAVERETVQKKTFTKWVNSHLCRVNCRIADLYVDMRDGKNLIKLLEVLSGERLPKPTKGKMRIHCLENVDKALQFLRDQRVHLENIGSHDIVDGNASLNLGLIWTIILRFQIQDITIEEVDNKETKSAKDALLLWCQMKTAGYHNVNVRNFTTSWRDGLAFNAIIHKHRPDLVQFEKLSKSNAIHNLNNAFNVAEDKLGLAKLLDAEDVFVEHPDEKSIITYVVTYYHYFSKLKQETVQGKRIGKVVGIAMENDKMISDYEGFTTDLLKWIESTIKSLSGREFENSLIGVQGQLSQFSNYRTVEKPPKFVEKGNLEVLLFTLQSKMRANNQKPYTPKEGKMISDINKAWEHLEKAEHERELALREELIRQEKLEQLAARFDRKASMRETWLSENQRLVSQDNFGFDLAAVEAAAKKHEAIETDIFAYEERVQAVVAVCDELEAEKYHDIKRILLRKENVMRLWNYLLELLRARRMRLEISLQLQQNFQEMLYILDNMEEIKQLLLTDDYGKHLMGVEDLLQKHSLVEADINVLGERVKVVVQNSQKFLSDDPDSYKPCDPEIIVSRVQQLEDAYAELVRLAVERRSRLEESRKLWQFYWDTADEENWIKEKEQIVSADEVGHDLTTVNLLLSKHKALESEITSHDNQLQSVAKVGAELITEGHFGADRIKDRLKEILSKWDHLLDLTKYRRQRLEDAVEYFQLFADADDIDNCMLDTLRLVSSEDVGRDEANVQSLLKKHKIVADELANYEEAIQALHKNADKLSLSSPEKEKVDERTKAIDSRFSELSELAKLRKQRLLDALSLYKLMSEADGVEQWINEKTKMLDTMTPGKDIEDVEIMKHRYDGFDKEMNANASRVAVVNQLARQLLHVEHPNSNEILDRQNHLNQEWSSLREKAEAKRDDLKSAHGVQTFYIECRETISWIEDKQRILTETDSLEMDLTGVMTLQRRLSGMERDLAAIQAKLTSLSKEADDIEAEHPEEAKIIRERIAQIQLIWEQLTQMLKDRDSKLEEAGDLHRFLRDLDHFQTWLTKTQTDVASEDTPASLPEAEKLLNQHQSIREEIDNYTEDYKNMMEYGERLTSEPGTTEDPQYMFLRERLNALKEGWEELHQMWENRQVLLSQSLDQQLFNRDARQTEVLLSQQEHFLSKDDTPVNLEQAENQLKRHEAFLTTMDANDDKINTLIQVADTLVDKEHFDSDKIHKRAELIGERRDGNRVRAIEQHEKLRNQVKLHEFLQDLEELNEWVQEKYVTSQDETYRSAKTIHSKWTRHQAFEAEIAANKERLFDAEKAAKELMEEKPEFKEVISPKLKELSKQFEDLETHTKEKGAMLFDANREVLVQQTCDDIDSYITDLEKQIVNADTGNDLTSVNILMQKQQVIQTQMAVKARQVEEIDKQTEYLQKTVPDEKFEPIIHKKTAVLERFERIKAPLVERQIQLEKKKEAFQFCRDVEDEKLWIHEKLPVANSMNYGNSLFNVHVLKKKNQSLATEIDNHEPRIMAICTNGRKLIDEGHEDAEKFENLIKELTQNWQELKDSIDNRRKQLDQSEHVQQYFFDAQEAESWMSEQELYMMVEDRGKDEISAQNLMKKHENLEQSVEDYANTIRQLGEVARQLTADDIPFGDSVAVKQSQLDKLYAGLKDLAGERRARLNEALQLFMLNREVDDLEQWITDREVVAGSSELGQDYDHVTLLSERFREFARDTESVGGERVAKANGIADDLIKAGHSDAATIAEWKDSLNESWQDLLELIETRTQMLAASRELHKFFHDCKDVLSRIVEKQHGVSDELGRDAGSVSALQRKHHNFMQDLMTLYTQVQQIQEESAKLQDSYAGDKAKEITNREQEVLQAWSNLQAMCDARKMKLADTGDLFRFFNMIRILMIWMEDVVRQMNTSEKPRDVSGVELLMNNHQSLKAEIDTREDNFSACLSLGKELLSRSHYASADIKDRLLQLTNSRNALLNRWEERWENLQLILEVYQFARDAAVAEAWLIAQEPYLLSAELGHTIDEVENLIKKHEAFEKSAAAQEERFSALERLTTFELKEMKRRQELAEEAERLRLREELAAKAAAEAAEQAKREAENQDSLDAASPDQDNVILRSSPTLEKEAPTTTQSVRVPYKPHKCPRMYGSSAVQGSSK; translated from the exons ATTCAAGATATTACAATCGAAGAAGTCGATAACAAGGAGACAAAATCTGCTAAGGATGCTCTTTTGCTTTGGTGTCAAATGAAAACTGCCGGTTATCATAATGTTAATGTACGCAACTTCACAACTTCGTGGCGTGATGGGCTTGCTTTTAATGCAATCATTCACAAACATCGCCCGGATCTTGTTCAATTTGAAAAACTCTCAAAATCTAACGCAATCCATAATTTAAACAATGCATTTAATGTAGCTGAAGACAAACTTGGCTTGGCAAAATTGCTAGACGCTGAAGATGTCTTTGTTGAACATCCAGACGAGAAGTCAATCATTACTTACGTTGTAACATATTACCATTATTTCAGCAAACTTAAGCAGGAAACAGTTCAAGGCAAACGCATTGGCAAGGTAGTTGGAATTGCGATGGAAAATGATAAGATGATAAGTGACTACGAAGGTTTCACAACTGATCTTTTAAAATGGATTGAGTCAACTATAAAATCTTTAAGCGGACGTGAGTTTGAAAATTCGCTAATTGGAGTCCAAGGTCAGCTGTCGCAATTCTCAAACTACCGTACAGTGGAGAAACCACCTAAGTTTGTTGAGAAGGGTAACTTAGAGGTTTTGTTGTTCACACTTCAGTCAAAGATGAGAGCTAACAACCAGAAGCCTTACACTCCCAAGGAAGGTAAGATGATTTCCGACATTAACAAGGCTTGGGAACATTTGGAAAAGGCTGAGCACGAACGTGAACTGGCTCTACGTGAAGAGCTGATTAGACAAGAAAAATTGGAGCAGCTAGCAGCGCGATTTGATCGCAAAGCCTCTATGCGTGAAACATGGCTGTCAGAAAATCAAAGGTTGGTAAGCCAGGATAACTTTGGTTTTGATTTGGCAGCAGTAGAAGCAGCGGCTAAAAAACACGAGGCTATTGAGACGGATATATTTGCTTATGAAGAGCGTGTTCAAGCTGTTGTTGCAGTTTGTGATGAACTTGAAGCTGAGAAGTACCACGACATTAAGCGTATCCTACTGAGAAAGGAGAATGTTATGCGATTATGGAACTACTTACTGGAGTTGCTACGAGCTCGTCGCATGCGTTTGGAAATATCTTTGCAGCTACAACAAAATTTCCAAGAAATGCTCTACATTTTAGACAATATGGAGGAAATCAAACAACTATTGCTTACTGATGACTACGGCAAACATTTGATGGGTGTAGAAGATCTTTTGCAGAAGCATTCTTTGGTAGAAGCAGACATTAACGTGTTGGGTGAACGTGTAAAGGTGGTTGTgcaaaattcacaaaaattccTCAGTGATGATCCTGATTCATACAAACCATGTGATCCTGAGATTATTGTAAGTCGTGTACAACAGCTTGAGGACGCTTATGCAGAATTAGTGCGCTTAGCTGTAGAGAGACGCAGTCGTTTAGAAGAGAGTCGAAAATTATGGCAATTTTATTGGGATACTGCAGATGAAGAGAATTGGATTAAAGAAAAGGAACAAATTGTTAGTGCCGATGAGGTGGGTCATGACTTGACTACAGTTAATCTTCTTTTAAGCAAACACAAGGCATTGGAATCAGAAATAACGTCACACGACAACCAGTTGCAAAGTGTGGCCAAGGTTGGAGCTGAGCTCATAACCGAAGGCCACTTTGGAGCCGATCGTATCAAGGATCGTTTAAAGGAGATACTTTCTAAATGGGATCATCTTCTCGATCTTACGAAATACCGACGGCAGAGACTAGAAGATGCGGTTGAATACTTTCAACTATTTGCTGATGCTGATGATATCGACAACTGCATGTTGGATACATTACGGCTTGTTTCTAGCGAGGATGTCGGTCGTGATGAGGCAAACGTGCAATCATTattaaagaaacacaaaatcGTTGCTGATGAGCTGGCTAACTATGAAGAAGCAATACAAGCTTTACACAAAAATGCTGACAAGCTGAGCCTTAGTTCGCCAGAAAAGGAAAAAGTTGATGAGCGCACTAAAGCAATTGACTCTAGATTTTCAGAGTTATCAGAATTGGCAAAACTCAGGAAACAGCGTCTATTGGATGCCCTTAGCTTGTACAAACTTATGTCTGAGGCTGACGGAGTTGAACAGTGGATAAacgaaaaaactaaaatgttggACACTATGACACCAGGCAAAGATATCGAAGATGTTGAAATCATGAAGCATCGCTATGATGGTTTCGATAAGGAAATGAACGCAAATGCTTCAAGAGTTGCCGTTGTCAATCAGTTAGCAAGGCAATTGTTACACGTTGAACATCCAAACTCAAATGAAATACTTGATCGGCAGAATCATCTCAACCAAGAATGGTCCAGCTTAAGAGAGAAAGCTGAGGCAAAAAGAGATGATCTTAAATCGGCACATGGAGTACAAACGTTTTACATTGAATGCCGTGAAACAATATCATGGATTGAGGATAAACAAAGAATTCTTACGGAAACAGATTCGTTGGAAATGGATTTGACTGGAGTAATGACTTTGCAACGTCGTCTAAGTGGAATGGAGCGTGACTTAGCTGCCATCCAGGCCAAGCTTACTAGTTTAAGTAAAGAGGCTGATGATATTGAAGCTGAACACCCAGAGGAAGCCAAAATAATACGCGAACGCATTGCACAGATCCAACTCATATGGGAACAACTAACACAGATGCTAAAAGACCGAGACTCTAAATTGGAAGAAGCCGGGGATTTGCATCGTTTCTTGCGTGATCTAGATCATTTCCAGACTTGGTTGACAAAAACCCAAACAGACGTTGCCTCTGAAGATACCCCTGCATCCCTCCCTGAAGCAGAAAAACTTCTCAACCAACATCAATCCATCCGAGAAGAAATTGATAATTATACGGAAGACTACAAAAACATGATGGAGTATGGAGAACGACTAACATCCGAACCAGGTACAACAGAGGATCCACAATACATGTTCTTAAGAGAGCGTTTGAATGCCTTGAAAGAAGGATGGGAGGAACTCCATCAAATGTGGGAAAATCGCCAAGTACTACTGTCACAAAGCTTAGATCAACAGTTGTTCAATAGAGATGCCCGACAAACTGAAGTATTGCTTAGCCAGCAGGAGCATTTCTTAAGTAAGGATGATACACCAGTAAATTTGGAACAAGCTGAAAACCAACTTAAGCGCCATGAAGCGTTCCTTACCACAATGGATGCAAATGATGATAAAATTAACACTCTTATTCAAGTCGCAGACACCCTTGTGGACAAAGAACACTTTGATTCTGATAAAATTCACAAAAGGGCTGAATTAATTGGCGAAAGGCGTGACGGTAATCGGGTGCGGGCCATCGAACAACATGAAAAGCTCCGCAATCAAGTTAAACTCCATGAATTTCTTCAGGATTTGGAGGAACTTAATGAATGGGTGCAAGAAAAGTACGTTACATCTCAAGATGAGACATACCGCAGTGCAAAAACCATTCATTCTAAGTGGACTCGTCATCAAGCATTCGAAGCTGAAATTGCAGCTAACAAGGAACGTCTTTTTGACGCTGAAAAAGCTGCTAAAGAATTGATGGAAGAGAAACCCGAATTCAAGGAAGTTATTTCACCAAAACTTAAAGAGCTTTCTAAGCAGTTTGAAGATCTTGAGACACACACTAAAGAAAAAGGGGCGATGTTGTTTGATGCGAATCGTGAGGTTCTCGTTCAGCAAACATGTGATGATATTGATTCATACATTACtgatttagaaaaacaaatagttAATGCTGATACTGGTAATGATTTGACTTCAGTAAACATTCTCATGCAAAAACAACAAGTAATTCAGACCCAAATGGCTGTAAAAGCCCGACAGGTTGAGGAGATAGATAAACAAACTGAATACCTTCAAAAGACTGTTCCAGACGAGAAATTTGAACCGATTATTCACAAGAAGACCGCTGTATTAGAGAGATTTGAACGGATTAAGGCACCGTTAGTTGAACGTCAGATccaattggaaaagaaaaaggaaGCCTTCCAATTTTGTCGTGATGTAGAAGACGAGAAACTTTGGATTCATGAAAAATTACCTGTTGCAAATTCAATGAACTATGGCAATTCTCTGTTCAATGTTCATGTCCTTAAGAAAAAGAACCAATCTTTAGCAACTGAAATTGATAATCATGAGCCAAGGATAATGGCTATTTGCACTAATGGACGAAAACTAATCGACGAGGGACACGAAGATGCAGAGAAATTCGAAAATCTTATTAAGGAGCTAACTCAGAATTGGCAAGAGCTAAAAGATTCCATTGACAACCGTCGGAAGCAATTGGATCAGTCTGAGCATgtccaacaatatttcttcgaTGCTCAGGAGGCTGAATCGTGGATGAGTGAACAAGAGCTATATATGATGGTCGAAGATCGTGGAAAGGATGAGATTAGCGCTCAGAATCTTATGAAAAAGCATGAGAATCTTGAACAATCAGTAGAAGATTACGCTAATACGATTCGTCAATTGGGAGAAGTTGCCCGTCAATTGACAGCCGACGATATTCCATTTGGAGATAGTGTAGCTGTGAAGCAATCGCAATTAGATAAACTCTATGCTGGACTTAAAGACCTCGCTGGTGAGAGACGTGCAAGATTAAACGAAGCTCTTCAGCTGTTCATGTTGAATCGTGAAGTTGATGATTTGGAACAATGGATTACTGATCGTGAAGTTGTAGCTGGATCTTCTGAACTTGGTCAGGATTATGATCATGTAACGCTTTTGTCCGAACGTTTTAGGGAGTTTGCTCGGGACACCGAATCTGTAGGAGGAGAGCGTGTTGCTAAAGCCAATGGTATCGCTGATGACCTCATAAAGGCGGGCCATTCTGATGCTGCTACAATTGCGGAATGGAAAGATAGTCTAAACGAATCATGGCAGGATCTTTTAGAACTAATTGAAACACGGACACAAATGTTGGCCGCTTCGAGGGAGTTGCATAAGTTCTTCCACGATTGCAAAGATGTTCTAAGTCGAATTGTTGAGAAACAACATGGGGTATCTGATGAACTTGGACGTGATGCTGGATCTGTATCAGCTCTACAACGCAAACATCACAATTTCATGCAAGACCTCATGACACTTTACACCCAAGTACAGCAAATTCAAGAAGAATCTGCCAAACTTCAAGATTCATATGCTGGCGACAAGGCTAAAGAAATTACAAACCGCGAACAAGAAGTACTGCAGGCTTGGTCGAATCTTCAAGCTATGTGCGATGCCAGAAAAATGAAATTAGCAGATACTGGCGATCTGTTCCGGTTCTTCAATATGATCAGAATTCTCATGATTTGGATGGAAGATGTTGTAAGACAAATGAACACATCAGAAAAACCACGAGATGTGTCTGGCGTTGAACTTTTAATGAATAACCACCAAAGTCTGAAAGCAGAAATAGATACGAGAGAAGATAATTTTTCGGCTTGCTTATCTCTGGGTAAAGAGCTGCTGTCGAGAAGTCATTATGCATCGGCTGATATCAAAGATCGTTTATTGCAATTGACTAATAGCCGAAATGCTTTGCTTAACCGATGGGAAGAACGGTGGGAGAATCTGCAATTGA TATTGGAAGTATACCAATTTGCTCGAGATGCTGCGGTTGCTGAGGCATGGTTGATTGCACAAGAACCATATTTGTTGTCAGCAGAGTTGGGCCATACAATTGACGAAgtcgaaaatttaattaaaaaacatgaagCATTTGAAAAGTCAGCGGCTGCACAGGAAGAACGTTTCAGTGCACTTGAGCGATTAACAACG TTTGAACTCAAAGAAATGAAACGACGACAAGAATTGGCCGAAGAAGCTGAACGACTACGCTTACGCGAGGAATTAGCAGCTAAGGCTGCAGCTGAAGCAGCTGAACAAGCTAAAAGAGAAGCCGAAAATCAAGATTCCTTAGATGCAGCTTCACCCGATCAAGATAACG TAATTTTGAGATCGTCGCCTACATTGGAAAAAGAAGCTCCCACCACCACCCAATCAG TTCGAGTGCCATATAAGCCGCACAAATGCCCTAGGATGTATGGGAGCTCGGCAGTTCAGGGTTCTAGTAAGTAA